A stretch of the Leguminivora glycinivorella isolate SPB_JAAS2020 chromosome 2, LegGlyc_1.1, whole genome shotgun sequence genome encodes the following:
- the LOC125242218 gene encoding luciferin 4-monooxygenase-like isoform X2, whose product MIISGDQNIEVPNHVHFGKYMLSNLRRANANDICLENGLTRETLTYKEATHYAVSLSVGLTELGVKLGDVVAIGSEYFLHYVPTVLAVTFTGASYTAYELNIGRDIESFEPKEVQGDIDTVLISYSSGTTGMPKGVEITHKSCIITCLPDAFREKSSLQTAFMLVPSGNIATFMTYKFLAIGRKVIFTTDFTQEKLQSILKNNKIDVIFSIPISIRQLALSVTPENDYFESVEMIYSRSSPLREHTIKHLQERLPNVKFIIQAMGTTECGEPMSEIWAPKPKPGSVGVVSPGTQVKIVDINTRAILGPNQQGEICVKGPMNLKSYIGIDHFDYLDEDGYYKTGDLGYFDEDHYFYIVDRLTHIINVDGYNVSPVEVENVLLQHPEVQDAGVVGKPGPTNVSTEYPMAFVVKKPGSHITEQQLIDFVASEVSPYMQLKGGLRFIEEIPRNERGKILRRQLKEM is encoded by the exons atgattataTCCGGTGATCAAAATATTGAAGTTCCAAACCATGTACACTTTGGGAAATACATGTTATCAAATCTACGAAGAGCAAACGCCAACGATATATGCCTG GAAAATGGTTTAACTCGAGAGACACTGACATATAAAGAAGCCACACACTATGCCGTTAGTCTGTCTGTGGGCCTCACCGAGTTGGGGGTTAAATTAGGGGATGTTGTTGCGATTGGATCCGAATATTTCTTgcattatgtacctacagtcCTAGCTGTCACATTTACTGGAGCATCATACACTGCCTACGAACTGAATATCGGAAGAG ATATCGAAAGTTTTGAACCAAAGGAAGTCCAGGGTGATATAGACACAGTTCTAATTTCGTACTCCTCGGGTACCACGGGAATGCCAAAAGGAGTAGAAATAACCCACAAGAGCTGTATAATTACCTGTTTGCCCGATGC TTTCAGGGAAAAATCATCACTTCAAACAGCATTTATGTTGGTGCCTAGCGGTAATATTGCTACATTCATGACCTACAAATTTCTGGCCATTGGAAGAAAAGTTATTTTTACAACTGATTTTACGCAAGAGAAACTTCaatcaattttgaaaaacaataaG ATAGACGTTATATTTAGTATACCAATAAGTATTCGCCAATTAGCATTGTCTGTGACCCCGGAAAATGATTATTTTGAATCTGTGGAAATGATCTACAGTCGGTCATCACCCCTACGCGAACACACGATCAAACATTTACAAGAAAG GCTACcaaatgtaaaatttattattcAAGCCATGGGAACAACGGAGTGTGGAGAGCCGATGTCGGAAATTTGGGCTCCAAAGCCAAAACCAGGCAGCGTAGGTGTTGTAAGCCCCGGAACGCAAGTTAAA ATTGTAGATATAAACACGAGAgcaattttgggtcccaatcaACAAGGCGAGATTTGTGTGAAAGGTCCCATGAATTTGAAAAGCTATATTGGAATTGACCATTTTGATTACTTAGACGAAGATGGTTACTACAAGACTGGCGACTTGGGATACTTTGATGAGGATCACTACTTTTACATCGTCGACAGACTCACTCATATAATCAATGTGGATGGGTATAAT GTTTCGCCTGTGGAAGTTGAAAATGTTCTACTACAACATCCCGAAGTCCAAGATGCTGGGGTAGTAGGAAAACCGGGCCCAACAAACGTGTCCACTGAATATCCTATGGCATTCGTTGTCAAAAAACCAGGAAGTCATATCACAGAACAACAATTGATTGACTTCGTTGCATCTGAG GTCTCGCCGTATATGCAACTGAAAGGAGGACTCCGATTCATAGAAGAGATACCTAGAAACGAACGGGGGAAAATTTTACGAAGACAACTCAAAGAAATGTAA
- the LOC125242218 gene encoding 4-coumarate--CoA ligase 1-like isoform X1, which yields MIISGDQNIEVPNHVHFGKYMLSNLRRANANDICLENGLTRETLTYKEATHYAVSLSVGLTELGVKLGDVVAIGSEYFLHYVPTVLAVTFTGASYTAYELNIGRAVLKHKVQLVKPKYFICSVRFWQKFKDFLKSFDCIETYIAVSDIPELPYSLNCLLKTDADIESFEPKEVQGDIDTVLISYSSGTTGMPKGVEITHKSCIITCLPDAFREKSSLQTAFMLVPSGNIATFMTYKFLAIGRKVIFTTDFTQEKLQSILKNNKIDVIFSIPISIRQLALSVTPENDYFESVEMIYSRSSPLREHTIKHLQERLPNVKFIIQAMGTTECGEPMSEIWAPKPKPGSVGVVSPGTQVKIVDINTRAILGPNQQGEICVKGPMNLKSYIGIDHFDYLDEDGYYKTGDLGYFDEDHYFYIVDRLTHIINVDGYNVSPVEVENVLLQHPEVQDAGVVGKPGPTNVSTEYPMAFVVKKPGSHITEQQLIDFVASEVSPYMQLKGGLRFIEEIPRNERGKILRRQLKEM from the exons atgattataTCCGGTGATCAAAATATTGAAGTTCCAAACCATGTACACTTTGGGAAATACATGTTATCAAATCTACGAAGAGCAAACGCCAACGATATATGCCTG GAAAATGGTTTAACTCGAGAGACACTGACATATAAAGAAGCCACACACTATGCCGTTAGTCTGTCTGTGGGCCTCACCGAGTTGGGGGTTAAATTAGGGGATGTTGTTGCGATTGGATCCGAATATTTCTTgcattatgtacctacagtcCTAGCTGTCACATTTACTGGAGCATCATACACTGCCTACGAACTGAATATCGGAAGAG CTGTGCTGAAACACAAAGTGCAGTTAGTTAAaccgaaatattttatttgctctGTTCGATTCTGGCAAAAGTTTAAAGATTTTCTGAAGAGCTTTGACTGTATAGAAACGTATATAGCTGTATCCGATATCCCAGAACTGCCGtattcattgaattgtttacttAAAACGGACGCAGATATCGAAAGTTTTGAACCAAAGGAAGTCCAGGGTGATATAGACACAGTTCTAATTTCGTACTCCTCGGGTACCACGGGAATGCCAAAAGGAGTAGAAATAACCCACAAGAGCTGTATAATTACCTGTTTGCCCGATGC TTTCAGGGAAAAATCATCACTTCAAACAGCATTTATGTTGGTGCCTAGCGGTAATATTGCTACATTCATGACCTACAAATTTCTGGCCATTGGAAGAAAAGTTATTTTTACAACTGATTTTACGCAAGAGAAACTTCaatcaattttgaaaaacaataaG ATAGACGTTATATTTAGTATACCAATAAGTATTCGCCAATTAGCATTGTCTGTGACCCCGGAAAATGATTATTTTGAATCTGTGGAAATGATCTACAGTCGGTCATCACCCCTACGCGAACACACGATCAAACATTTACAAGAAAG GCTACcaaatgtaaaatttattattcAAGCCATGGGAACAACGGAGTGTGGAGAGCCGATGTCGGAAATTTGGGCTCCAAAGCCAAAACCAGGCAGCGTAGGTGTTGTAAGCCCCGGAACGCAAGTTAAA ATTGTAGATATAAACACGAGAgcaattttgggtcccaatcaACAAGGCGAGATTTGTGTGAAAGGTCCCATGAATTTGAAAAGCTATATTGGAATTGACCATTTTGATTACTTAGACGAAGATGGTTACTACAAGACTGGCGACTTGGGATACTTTGATGAGGATCACTACTTTTACATCGTCGACAGACTCACTCATATAATCAATGTGGATGGGTATAAT GTTTCGCCTGTGGAAGTTGAAAATGTTCTACTACAACATCCCGAAGTCCAAGATGCTGGGGTAGTAGGAAAACCGGGCCCAACAAACGTGTCCACTGAATATCCTATGGCATTCGTTGTCAAAAAACCAGGAAGTCATATCACAGAACAACAATTGATTGACTTCGTTGCATCTGAG GTCTCGCCGTATATGCAACTGAAAGGAGGACTCCGATTCATAGAAGAGATACCTAGAAACGAACGGGGGAAAATTTTACGAAGACAACTCAAAGAAATGTAA